The Torulaspora delbrueckii CBS 1146 chromosome 1, complete genome DNA segment ATCAGACTGATCCCAACAGCACAATTTTTCCCTCTCAGATTTTATTTGATCAGATCGCTCATCAGGTTGTCTCAGAATACAGGTGTTTTTATTCCTATATTCCCACTGCTTTCTGAGATCTTGATTTCCTCTGCGTTCACTAAAgttccaaagaagaaggaaaacCTCGAGGCATTCGACTTCGATCATAACATTAAATGTACCAAGGCTTATCTCGGTACCAGAGTGTACCATGAAGGTCTATCGGAACAATTCGTGGATCTCGTAGGCGAATACTTTGTGCTATATTGTAAGAACGTCGCATTCCCAGAGTTGGTCACTCCAGCTATAATTTCTCTCCGTCGTTTTGTCAAGAACTCCAAGAACATCAAATATAACAAGCAGCTATCGAACatgattgaaaagctgGATCAAAATAGCTCCTTCATCCAAAAGGCTAGATCCGATGTTGATTTCAGCCCCAGTAATAGAACAGAAGTTAACAGATTCTTGAACGATACTCCATGGGAAAAGACCCCATTAGGATGCTATGTTACCGTCCAGcgtgaagtgaaaaaagataGGGCCAGAATTCTAAGAGAAAGTatggaagaggaagatagAGAGAAAGAGGCTTCCTTGAAAAAACAAGACGAGCtcgatgaaatcaaagacgatgaagaagacgatgaagaagacgttGAAATGTCGGATTGAAAATCTAGCTTAAAAGCAAGAAGCTTGCCTATATTTGTATATTTAAACTATCAAGTTGCAACAAATTTTGAGATCGCGCTCATATTCAACTTACATATACAACAAAGAATATTATTGTACAGTAGAGAGAAACCTTTTATAAGGCCTTTCTATCGCAAATTAATTGAACAAAGACTGCAGCTATTGCTGGCAATTAGCttgagactttgaaaactGTTTACAGGATAATTCTATTTCGGCGGCTAATGGACGATACTACTATCATAAACAGTTCACCTGTGAGTGATCAAAAGGGTAAGAACTCTATGGAGATCTGCAGCCCAACCAAGACACCAGTAGAGTCTGTCAGTAAGTACAAGACAGCGGGGAAGCATTTAGTTCAGAAGAGCAGGGAAACTCTGGAGGATCATAAGTTAAACACGCAAACAAGGCTTCTATACAATGAGCTGTCGAAACAGAAAAACTTGTACAAGAAACACATAGATAACCTAGCACAGGCTATCAAAATAATTAAAGCTGGAGAAAAGGAGAGCCGTGTTCTGGAATTGATAGAGAAATGGAGAGGAGTTGCACAAGCGGGAATGTCATTTATGCTGAATTCTGCAATGCTCAAGATCACCAAGTTAGGAGGCTACGAAGAGCTGTTAAAAAAGGAGCTTGAAGCagaaagaaggaaattggATTATCAAATAAATGATAATTTGCAAGACGATATGGAACAAGTTTTTGAGTCTGAAGAGTTTCTGGCTTTGCCGGAGGAAATGCAACAAGAATATAGAGATCAGATGAATGAGCAGCTCCGAGAAGTTCAGAATCGGAAGGACAAGGAAATAGCCAAGCTAGAGGCTAAAATGAAGGAAAGCGCAGGTCAGGAGATGACTATGCAAGAATTATCCAGGAGGATAAAGATGGATTACATGCTTATATTTCCGGAATAGCTTAATCgttattcaattgaacgtCTACCTTTTTTATGCTTAAATTTATGATGTTGTATTTACTTTCCCACTTTATAATGCTGAATATGGGTTTGTCAGTTGAATTGGCTACTGCTGGAAAATATCCTCTAGTCTCAGTCTTGGAGCGATATTCATAGACAATAACTCTTGAAACAAAAGCTTAGCAGCGTATGGGATAGTCATCTTATTGATGTTTTCTGCACTTCTACAAGTTGTACACCAGCCGCTATAACCCATTAGACCACATTTGTTGCAAACATCAACTTCAAATGCGTCTGAACTGATCATTAGTCTCTCTAGTAACAACTGTGAAGCACCGTATGCAATAACACAATCTCTTTCCATTTCACCCAGTCTAAGACCACCATCTCTGGATCTACCTTCAGTGGGCTGACGTGTAAGGACTGCTCTTGGACCCCTAGCTCTTGCGTGCATTTTGTCCAACACCATGtgcttcaacttttgataGTAGATTGGACCAAAAAAGATGTAAGCTTGTAAGCACTCACCTGTTATACCAGAGTACAGCATATCCTTACCTGAATAATTGAACCCATTATCTACCAATATCTTCGTCATATCTTCAAGTTTGGAACCGCCGAAACAGGTACCGTATTCCAAGGTACCATTGAGGACACCAGCTTTACCAGATATTAGTTCTATCATTTTACCGACAGTCATACGAGAGGGGAAACCATGGGGATTCATAATAATATCGGGACAGATACCTTGATCATTAAATGGCATATCCTCTTGCTTGACGATGATACCACACACACCCTTCTGCCCGTGCCTAGAAGAGAATTTATCACCGAGTTCGGGCCTTCTATTTTGTCTTAACAGCACTTTAATGAGTGCTTGATCATTGTCAGATACGGACATCATCACCTGGTCGATGTGAGATGGCTCAGGCGCCCTATAAATGACGGGCGTCTCCTTGTACTGCGACTGAGTGTTAGTTAGAACGCCGTCACCTGAATTGGTTGGAATCGACTTGTTGATATAAATTTGCCCGCTGTCCAGTTTCATACCAACTTCACCCAACCCATCGGGACCTAAACATTTATGCTGCCATATTGGTTCCCCGTTTTCATCAACACGCATACCGCCAATGATATCTTGCGTATGGTTAGGGTATCTCTTCAGAACTGTGGTATTCTTTCTACGAGTTTcacatcttccaaaaccTCTATCGATGGAAGATTTGTTTAGAACAAGAGcatcttcaatatcataCCCCGAATAAGACATGACCGCAACCGTAGCGTTCTGACCAGCAGGTAATTTATCATAGTCAATAAGTTCGATTGTTTTTGTCTTAACCATTGGTTGCTGGGGGTAAATCATCAAGTAGAGCAACGTGTCGATCCTTTTGAATTGATTGTATGCTATAGCACCGATGGCTTGCTTACCCATCGCACATTGATAAGTGTTACGAGGAGATTGGTTATGATGTGGGTATGGAATTAATCCGGCAACGGCCCCCAGAACGGTAAAGGGTTCAATTTCCATGTGTGTAATATTCTGATCAATGTCCTTTTCGTATAGCGCAATAAAGGAATCATTTTCCTCATTAACATCCAAGTACTCAACCAAACCTAGCTTCAAAAAGTCATCAAAAACCAATTCACCGTCTAAAAGTTTCTTTAGATGATCAGCCTTGACCCTCGATTGCCCATCAGACACAATAATCAGGGGCCTACAGATTCTACCCCCATCGGTAGCGATATGGACagctttttgatgagagTTGGCGTAAATTGAAATAAAAGCCGAAACTTTGCTCGATCTCCTCAAATTTCTGAAATGCGTGATGAACTTGGTTGGATATTTCGTCGTACCGATTAAAGTACCATTCAAGTGAACACCGTAATTTAAGTGTAAAGATGCACTGTCAAGCAAACTTATATCTTCAACCCCAAGGAGGTAACATAATTTCTTAATAggctcttcttcgtcgtcgGTAGTAATGTGTGTCATCAATGCCAAGTTCTTAACCAGACCGCACGCCTCACCTTCCGGAGTATCGGCAGTACATAACATACCAAACTGTGAGGGTTGAAGAGCTCTTGGACCGGAAACTTTTCTGGACTTCTCAAACTGCGAGGATATTCTTGTCATCATACCTAATGCCGAAATGTATGACAATCTTGACAGGACATGCGTAACACCAGCTCTTTCCATcttgaatctcttcaagGACCAATTACCGGTTGAAATAGCTCTGTTTAGCCCACTCGTAATGTTGTTCGAATGAACATTGATAGATAACAGAGCATCATATTCCATGGCTCTGTTAGGCTTTTTCAGGACTTTGTCTATACtagctttgaaatcactgttaaatttcttgaataaatcttcaaataacAATGAAATTAATTGACCGGCCAATTCCAGACGCTTATTACCCACATAATCTCTGTCATCGACCATCTTAGGGTTATAGATAGCCATAACAACTCTCCTGGTCATTATCGCTATGTACAAAGCCTTTTCTCTGAAATCTAAAGCCTCGACCGTCAAGTGCGCAATTACTGTCGTCGCGATGGCCTCGATACCTTCTTGCAGCACTGAAAGTTTCTGCCTTCTGACTGTCTTGACTTTGGAACCAATGTATTCGAGCGCCTGCTGTTGCGTATAAAGGTTCAActttgctgcttcttctaAATTAATGGCAAAAATATCTTGGTAGCTGCTATCATTACCGCAGACCAATTGCATGACTTCAAGATCAGATACAATACCGCAGGCTTTGAGCACGACCACAATTGGAATGTCTTCGGCGATAGAGTTGTGCTTTAAGtaaatcttttcattcttAGTTACCACATATGTCTTTGACTTTCTTTCGTGAGTGGAAGATGTAACAGATGCCTGAACAATAGCCTTTTTCTCATCGGCTTCAACGATAATACGATTCTTCGACAATTGTTCCTGGACCAAGATGACCTTTTCTGTACCATTGACAATAAAGTATCCACCAGGATCCAATGGACACTCGTTAAGCTTTGCCATCATTGCCTCATCGGACTCGTGCAGAATACATTTGTTTGATCTCAACATGACTGGCATCCGACCAATTTCCACATCCTTATGCATGATAATATTCCTTCCCCTGGTATACTCTATATCAACATAGATTGGTGCCGAATACGTCATATCTCTTAATCTGCACTCGTGTGGAGGTGTTAAATAGTCCTTGGAGCCATTGGACCTTTGGCCCACTCTGATGTCAACATACTTGAGGTAAAATTCTGGATCGACATCACTAAGAATAAGTTGATTAGCTTTTatgatctttctcagaTCCACATCAACAAAGTAATTGAAAGAGTCCAGATGCTGCTTCACTAAACCCTTgaccttcaagaaagccGGTAGCAAATTCCATTTATCCTCTGCGGTACTGATTTCATCCGTAAGCTTCTTACCCTTGTATACAGGTTTCAACAGCTCTTCAAAGGTTTCATCCTTCTTTAAATGTGTCTGTTTCTGCACTTTTTTCGCAGCCATGGCTCCAAATAACTTGAGGCAAGATCACCAGAATCTTAATTGGTACCAGAAAACTCCAGATAGGTCGGAACAGACTGC contains these protein-coding regions:
- the MEI5 gene encoding Mei5p (similar to Saccharomyces cerevisiae MEI5 (YPL121C); ancestral locus Anc_8.618); the encoded protein is MDDTTIINSSPVSDQKGKNSMEICSPTKTPVESVSKYKTAGKHLVQKSRETLEDHKLNTQTRLLYNELSKQKNLYKKHIDNLAQAIKIIKAGEKESRVLELIEKWRGVAQAGMSFMLNSAMLKITKLGGYEELLKKELEAERRKLDYQINDNLQDDMEQVFESEEFLALPEEMQQEYRDQMNEQLREVQNRKDKEIAKLEAKMKESAGQEMTMQELSRRIKMDYMLIFPE
- the RET1 gene encoding DNA-directed RNA polymerase III core subunit RET1 (similar to Saccharomyces cerevisiae RET1 (YOR207C); ancestral locus Anc_8.619): MAAKKVQKQTHLKKDETFEELLKPVYKGKKLTDEISTAEDKWNLLPAFLKVKGLVKQHLDSFNYFVDVDLRKIIKANQLILSDVDPEFYLKYVDIRVGQRSNGSKDYLTPPHECRLRDMTYSAPIYVDIEYTRGRNIIMHKDVEIGRMPVMLRSNKCILHESDEAMMAKLNECPLDPGGYFIVNGTEKVILVQEQLSKNRIIVEADEKKAIVQASVTSSTHERKSKTYVVTKNEKIYLKHNSIAEDIPIVVVLKACGIVSDLEVMQLVCGNDSSYQDIFAINLEEAAKLNLYTQQQALEYIGSKVKTVRRQKLSVLQEGIEAIATTVIAHLTVEALDFREKALYIAIMTRRVVMAIYNPKMVDDRDYVGNKRLELAGQLISLLFEDLFKKFNSDFKASIDKVLKKPNRAMEYDALLSINVHSNNITSGLNRAISTGNWSLKRFKMERAGVTHVLSRLSYISALGMMTRISSQFEKSRKVSGPRALQPSQFGMLCTADTPEGEACGLVKNLALMTHITTDDEEEPIKKLCYLLGVEDISLLDSASLHLNYGVHLNGTLIGTTKYPTKFITHFRNLRRSSKVSAFISIYANSHQKAVHIATDGGRICRPLIIVSDGQSRVKADHLKKLLDGELVFDDFLKLGLVEYLDVNEENDSFIALYEKDIDQNITHMEIEPFTVLGAVAGLIPYPHHNQSPRNTYQCAMGKQAIGAIAYNQFKRIDTLLYLMIYPQQPMVKTKTIELIDYDKLPAGQNATVAVMSYSGYDIEDALVLNKSSIDRGFGRCETRRKNTTVLKRYPNHTQDIIGGMRVDENGEPIWQHKCLGPDGLGEVGMKLDSGQIYINKSIPTNSGDGVLTNTQSQYKETPVIYRAPEPSHIDQVMMSVSDNDQALIKVLLRQNRRPELGDKFSSRHGQKGVCGIIVKQEDMPFNDQGICPDIIMNPHGFPSRMTVGKMIELISGKAGVLNGTLEYGTCFGGSKLEDMTKILVDNGFNYSGKDMLYSGITGECLQAYIFFGPIYYQKLKHMVLDKMHARARGPRAVLTRQPTEGRSRDGGLRLGEMERDCVIAYGASQLLLERLMISSDAFEVDVCNKCGLMGYSGWCTTCRSAENINKMTIPYAAKLLFQELLSMNIAPRLRLEDIFQQ